From one Triticum urartu cultivar G1812 chromosome 3, Tu2.1, whole genome shotgun sequence genomic stretch:
- the LOC125545744 gene encoding uncharacterized protein LOC125545744 has translation MASQEQPPSLPPPADPAATTTLTGLGGDLLREIFLLLPSLPSLVRAAFACRTFLDAVRSSPAFRRRFRELHPQPLLGIFFDPDGPAIPAFAPLRRRDDPDRRAAVRRGDFFLTGLPDDDDDARPGWVISDCHDGYLVLEHIYTREALAYNPLTLALDLLPPLPDEFYEGFQGHYNGLDYHVHAPEECRDHGAFRVIYACHDDSRARAAVFSSDSGTRAWQVLPYSEALRTIPESGEREHWLTAGRIVDGFIYWVYSDEAAMLVLDTTTLHFSRVDIPAYLKGQTSMFRVGKTRDGVLCVVVAIEFNLYVWLRNIRDDGVEVWVRGQRFQLDDIVEDTGGTLEEHGQLKVVSVVDGVVYFSTHETFEDANLPCWFLSIDLEENALDMLFQRNYDSHVHPYIMPWPRSLVRDKACLQVEGAR, from the coding sequence ATGGCCTCCCAGGAGCAGCCACCAAGTCTGCCGCCGCCGGCGGACCCCGCCGCTACCACCACTCTAACCGGCCTCGGCGGCGACCTCCTCCGTGAGATATTCCTCCTGCTCCCGTCCCTGCCGAGCCTCGTGCGCGCGGCCTTCGCCTGCCGCACCTTCCTCGACGCCGTGCGCTCGTCCCCGGCCTTCAGGCGCCGCTTCCGCGAGCTGCACCCGCAGCCGCTCCTGGGCATCTTCTTCGACCCCGACGGCCCCGCCATCCCGGCCTTCGCGCCCCTCCGCCGCCGCGACGACCCGGACCGGCGGGCCGCCGTCCGGCGCGGGGACTTCTTCCTCACCGGGCTCcccgacgacgacgacgacgcgcgCCCCGGCTGGGTCATCAGCGACTGCCACGACGGCTACCTGGTGCTCGAGCACATCTACACGCGGGAGGCCCTCGCCTACAACCCGCTCACGCTGGCCCTGGATCTCCTCCCGCCGCTGCCGGACGAGTTCTACGAGGGCTTCCAGGGCCACTACAACGGCCTCGACTACCACGTCCACGCCCCCGAGGAGTGCCGCGACCACGGGGCGTTCCGCGTGATCTACGCCTGCCACGACGACTCGCGGGCGCGCGCGGCGGTCTTCTCGTCGGACTCGGGCACCAGGGCGTGGCAGGTCCTCCCCTATTCCGAAGCTCTGAGGACCATCCCGGAGTCCGGCGAGCGCGAGCACTGGCTTACCGCTGGCAGGATAGTGGACGGGTTCATCTACTGGGTGTACTCGGATGAAGCCGCCATGCTCGTGCTCGACACCACCACGCTGCACTTCTCTCGGGTAGATATCCCAGCCTACTTGAAAGGACAGACCAGCATGTTCAGGGTTGGCAAGACCAGGGATGGGGTGCTCTGTGTCGTCGTCGCGATCGAATTCAACCTTTATGTCTGGCTCCGGAACATTCGCGATGACGGCGTCGAGGTGTGGGTGAGAGGCCAGCGGTTTCAGTTGGACGACATTGTTGAGGACACCGGGGGAACACTAGAGGAACACGGCCAGCTCAAGGTTGTGAGCGTTGTCGACGGAGTCGTCTACTTCTCTACCCATGAGACCTTCGAAGATGCCAATCTTCCTTGCTGGTTCCTATCCATAGACCTGGAGGAAAACGCCCTGGACATGCTCTTTCAGAGGAACTATGACAGTCATGTCCATCCCTACATTATGCCTTGGCCCCGTTCTTTGGTACGCGACAAGGCGTGTCTTCAAGTTGAAGGCGCTCGATGA